The Flexistipes sp. genomic interval CTCTTTTAAATATTATCAATTATTTTAAATAAGTGTTAAATGCTTGCAAAAAATTCAGGTTAGTGATATCCCGCAATATGCTGAAAATCGAAGATGCAGACTGTCCTATATACTTGCTGGGAACTGAAGAAAAAATACCCGCTGTGAAAAATGATACCATCCTTATTAAACAGGGTGCTTTTGGCAGTGGAGAACACGAGACTACGAAAAGCTGTCTGAAAAATTTCAGACTCTTGAATTTTAAAGGTAAATCAGTTCTGGATATTGGCTGCGGAACGGGAATTCTGGGAATAGCTGCAGAAAAATCAGGTGCCTCTTTTATTTTGGGATTTGACATTTCCTATAATGCATGCCGGACAGCAAAAGAAAATTTTCTTATAAACAACAGTAATGTAAACCATGTGGTAAATTCTGATAATGACTGCATAAAAGGCAAATATGATATTATTGTTGCAAATATTTATTATGATATT includes:
- a CDS encoding 50S ribosomal protein L11 methyltransferase, which produces MLKIEDADCPIYLLGTEEKIPAVKNDTILIKQGAFGSGEHETTKSCLKNFRLLNFKGKSVLDIGCGTGILGIAAEKSGASFILGFDISYNACRTAKENFLINNSNVNHVVNSDNDCIKGKYDIIVANIYYDIIISLYQFMKDNLAKQGYLVLSGIPVEYNFDVRKMFIDNGAFELVKNEMLEEFSTIVLKKGD